In a genomic window of Sporosarcina trichiuri:
- a CDS encoding methyl-accepting chemotaxis protein yields the protein MNATAEHVSDELVVNALEENLAIIRFDTDRRVAYVNEKFASAVGYRPEEMIGMHHQRLCFPEYAASAAYEELWRNLMKGSASSGKIRRKAKDGSAVWLEATYMPIFATDGRTVLGVTKVATNVTKRQQLSVEVVSELKEMAEALTDKAEAGRASNENLLKRIAAISEVSQENTSTLALLQKYSENIQGIVKTIRAIAAQTNLLALNAAIEAARAGEHGRGFDVVAKEVRKLSSNVEASIVEVRDGIEAMTKEVAHISDGTKNAQSHIDDCKKEVEDVISEFLNLANSASELEKQSGRVADIV from the coding sequence TTGAACGCCACAGCTGAACACGTTTCTGACGAGTTAGTCGTCAACGCCCTCGAGGAGAACCTCGCCATCATCCGTTTCGATACGGACCGCCGGGTCGCCTATGTCAACGAAAAGTTCGCGTCCGCAGTCGGCTACCGGCCGGAAGAGATGATCGGCATGCACCACCAGCGGCTCTGTTTCCCGGAGTATGCTGCGAGTGCTGCGTATGAAGAATTATGGAGGAACCTGATGAAAGGGAGCGCCTCATCAGGAAAGATCAGGCGGAAGGCGAAAGACGGAAGTGCCGTCTGGCTCGAAGCGACTTATATGCCGATTTTCGCAACTGACGGGCGGACCGTCCTCGGAGTGACCAAAGTGGCGACCAACGTGACGAAGCGGCAGCAGCTGTCCGTCGAAGTCGTCTCCGAGCTGAAAGAGATGGCGGAAGCATTGACCGACAAAGCCGAAGCAGGCCGTGCGAGCAATGAAAACCTCCTGAAGCGGATCGCCGCCATTTCCGAAGTGTCCCAGGAGAACACGTCCACACTGGCACTTCTCCAGAAATACTCCGAAAACATCCAAGGAATTGTCAAAACGATCCGGGCCATCGCTGCACAGACGAACCTGCTTGCCCTGAATGCCGCCATCGAAGCGGCACGTGCCGGCGAACACGGCAGAGGCTTCGACGTCGTCGCGAAGGAAGTCCGCAAGCTCTCTTCCAATGTCGAAGCGTCCATCGTCGAAGTCCGTGACGGGATCGAAGCGATGACGAAAGAAGTCGCCCACATCAGTGACGGGACAAAGAATGCCCAGTCCCATATAGATGACTGCAAGAAGGAAGTGGAGGACGTGATCTCGGAATTCCTCAACCTTGCCAACTCGGCCTCGGAACTCGAGAAACAATCCGGACGTGTTGCCGACATTGTGTGA
- a CDS encoding cation:proton antiporter, which produces MENLALISVVAVLALGIFSQWLAWRIQWPSIVIMSIAGLLIGPVFGLIIPKAALGDLYGPLISLAVAVILFEGSSNLDIREIKGISKSVFRIVTIGAFLAWILGSVAAHFFAGLQWEIAFIIGGLFVVTGPTVIIPLLRNAKLKSRTAAVLKWEGIIVDPAGPLLALFAYEVIKVLSNDNLTMSSLLSFFGGAFLAVLLGLASGLLISIMATKGQFPEYLKSPIVLAFVLLCFMLAEVIMHETGMLAVTVMGLVIGRSKQYVSSIGNLGHFVENVSVMLTSTVFILLTASLPRETIAQMFTWPIFAFVLVTLFVVRPLSIWISTVGTELERNEKLLIGWIAPRGIVALTVAGYFSSILVEDGYEEASLLTALTFALVIITVCVHGFTIGPLAKRLRLASSAPPGILMVGASSFSAALGAQLKKMGIPVLVMDPSQGRLNLAAAKGVETFEGQILSEQARFGVDMTPYSTILSLTGDASYNALISQSFAPEFGFNNTFSLPVAQHHQMNDSELPISLKAHLLFKEDATFSELNRKINTTFEIGEVPVGELSEDEEWRAKLPEQVIPLFIVKKNSAVDFVTLSKRISLDESDRLAVLMPKQKKEQPV; this is translated from the coding sequence ATGGAAAATCTTGCGCTGATCAGTGTGGTGGCCGTGCTTGCGCTCGGCATCTTTTCACAGTGGCTCGCGTGGCGGATCCAATGGCCGTCCATCGTGATCATGTCGATTGCAGGTCTGCTGATCGGGCCGGTCTTCGGGCTGATCATTCCGAAGGCGGCCCTCGGAGACCTATATGGACCGCTCATCTCGCTGGCGGTTGCTGTCATCCTGTTTGAAGGCAGCTCGAATCTCGATATCCGCGAAATCAAGGGGATTTCGAAGTCGGTGTTCCGGATTGTCACGATCGGTGCATTCCTCGCATGGATCCTCGGATCCGTCGCAGCCCATTTCTTCGCTGGCCTTCAATGGGAGATCGCTTTCATCATCGGCGGGCTGTTTGTCGTCACAGGACCGACTGTCATCATACCGCTTCTGCGGAATGCCAAATTGAAGTCACGGACGGCTGCGGTTCTGAAGTGGGAAGGGATCATCGTCGATCCTGCCGGGCCGCTCCTTGCCCTGTTCGCCTATGAAGTCATCAAAGTGCTGAGCAATGACAATCTGACGATGAGCAGCCTGCTGAGCTTCTTCGGCGGTGCCTTCCTCGCGGTGCTGCTCGGACTGGCCAGCGGCCTGCTGATCAGTATCATGGCAACGAAAGGGCAGTTCCCGGAATATCTGAAATCACCGATCGTCCTCGCGTTCGTCCTGCTCTGCTTCATGCTTGCGGAAGTGATCATGCATGAGACGGGGATGCTTGCGGTGACGGTGATGGGACTCGTGATCGGCCGTTCCAAGCAATACGTTTCATCCATCGGGAATCTCGGACATTTTGTCGAAAACGTATCCGTCATGCTGACATCGACCGTTTTCATCCTGCTGACAGCGTCACTTCCGCGGGAGACGATCGCTCAGATGTTCACGTGGCCGATCTTTGCATTCGTACTGGTCACGCTGTTTGTTGTCCGGCCGCTGTCCATCTGGATTTCGACGGTCGGGACGGAACTCGAGCGAAACGAGAAACTGCTGATCGGCTGGATTGCACCGCGCGGAATCGTTGCATTGACTGTGGCTGGGTACTTTTCAAGCATTCTTGTCGAAGATGGATATGAAGAAGCAAGTCTGCTGACGGCACTGACATTTGCGCTTGTCATCATTACGGTGTGTGTGCATGGATTCACCATTGGACCGCTGGCGAAGCGGTTGCGGTTAGCGAGCAGCGCACCACCGGGGATCCTGATGGTCGGCGCAAGCAGTTTTTCAGCCGCACTCGGTGCCCAGCTGAAAAAGATGGGAATCCCTGTACTGGTCATGGACCCGTCGCAGGGCCGGCTGAACCTGGCCGCCGCCAAAGGGGTCGAAACGTTCGAAGGGCAGATCCTGTCAGAGCAGGCGAGGTTCGGCGTCGATATGACACCATACAGCACAATCCTTTCGCTGACGGGGGATGCTTCGTATAATGCGCTCATCTCCCAATCGTTCGCGCCGGAGTTCGGGTTCAACAATACGTTTTCACTGCCTGTGGCACAGCATCATCAAATGAACGATTCCGAACTGCCGATCTCCTTGAAAGCACATCTGCTGTTCAAGGAAGATGCGACATTCTCCGAACTGAACAGGAAAATCAATACGACGTTCGAGATCGGCGAAGTGCCGGTCGGGGAACTGAGCGAGGACGAGGAGTGGAGGGCGAAGCTGCCTGAACAGGTGATTCCGCTGTTCATCGTGAAGAAAAATTCCGCCGTGGATTTTGTCACACTCAGCAAGCGGATCAGTCTGGACGAGAGCGACCGGCTTGCCGTCCTTATGCCGAAACAGAAAAAGGAGCAGCCCGTCTAA
- a CDS encoding polysaccharide deacetylase family protein has product MSKKKYRTLLAAGLFTALCSLAASPGAAAASSEVTLSKASGAYTIEGEALTGTATFMAGVPYELAGQDDRYTYLVFGNDKLAVPSSVIASTAVKKGASLPKGRKTMITQKRVSVASALKGGFRLGYVNPGQRLPVIGETKTHIAVNFGGSKGFIPKSTVKADPGIPVLMYHHIVEKRAATPFAHNNMVIDYAPFLQQMNYLKQNGWKTIAPEDLDNWLMLRKNLTDKTVLLTFDDGLLSLQKYAYPVLSENGFQATSFLITSRIKQQAQPWDDQAFQYFGLKEIRETADVFSFQHHTHGMHLRRPGTREPYLTSSSAADIKADIELGRFQVSKAWNMQDPNIRYLAYPFGQFNTESKQAIAASGIRMAFTTNPGNVKLGDNRYELKRQGISPVHSLKDFEKKLYGAY; this is encoded by the coding sequence GTGTCTAAGAAGAAATACCGGACGCTCCTTGCAGCCGGTCTGTTCACCGCACTTTGTTCCCTCGCTGCCTCACCTGGAGCGGCTGCCGCTTCATCGGAAGTCACACTATCGAAAGCCTCGGGTGCCTACACTATAGAAGGAGAGGCGCTGACAGGCACAGCGACCTTCATGGCGGGCGTCCCGTATGAGCTGGCCGGACAGGACGACCGGTATACATATCTCGTCTTCGGCAATGACAAGCTCGCTGTGCCGTCATCGGTCATCGCATCGACGGCTGTAAAAAAAGGCGCTTCCCTGCCGAAGGGCCGTAAAACAATGATCACCCAGAAGCGGGTGTCCGTGGCAAGCGCCCTGAAAGGCGGTTTCCGGCTCGGCTATGTCAATCCGGGACAGCGGCTGCCGGTGATCGGAGAGACAAAAACCCATATCGCCGTGAACTTCGGCGGCAGCAAAGGATTCATCCCGAAAAGCACGGTCAAAGCGGATCCGGGAATACCGGTCCTCATGTACCATCATATAGTCGAGAAGCGTGCCGCCACGCCATTTGCCCACAACAATATGGTGATCGACTATGCCCCGTTCCTGCAGCAGATGAATTACCTGAAGCAGAACGGCTGGAAAACCATTGCGCCGGAAGACTTGGACAACTGGCTCATGCTGCGGAAGAACCTGACGGACAAAACCGTTCTGCTGACGTTCGATGACGGACTGCTGTCGCTTCAGAAATACGCATATCCTGTCCTGTCGGAGAATGGGTTCCAGGCGACTTCGTTCCTCATCACGTCACGCATCAAGCAGCAGGCGCAGCCGTGGGATGATCAGGCATTCCAGTACTTCGGTCTGAAGGAAATCCGGGAAACAGCGGATGTGTTTTCATTTCAGCATCATACGCATGGCATGCACCTCCGAAGACCCGGCACACGGGAGCCATACCTGACGTCTTCAAGTGCTGCGGATATCAAAGCCGACATCGAACTCGGCCGGTTCCAAGTCTCGAAGGCCTGGAATATGCAGGATCCGAACATCCGGTACCTTGCTTATCCATTCGGCCAGTTCAACACCGAGAGCAAACAGGCGATCGCAGCTTCCGGCATCCGGATGGCCTTCACAACGAATCCGGGGAATGTGAAGCTCGGCGACAACCGGTACGAGCTGAAACGCCAGGGCATCTCCCCTGTCCACTCACTGAAAGACTTCGAAAAGAAACTGTATGGCGCTTACTGA
- the glpK gene encoding glycerol kinase GlpK: MSEQYMLALDQGTTSSRAILFNQDGEAVYTAQQEFKQYFPKTGWVEHNAVEIWSSILSVIAGVLSEKNLSPDQIAGIGITNQRETTVVWDKETGNPICNAIVWQSRQTSDICEDLKAGGHSELIRDKTGLLIDPYFSGTKVKWILDHVEGARARAERGELLFGTIDTWLVWKLSGGAAHITDYSNASRTMMYNIHELEWDDELLALLDVPRRMLPEVRPSSEIYAHTEPSRFFGRAVPIAGIAGDQQAALFGQACFDKGMVKNTYGTGCFMLMNTGEEAVHSEHGLLTTIAWGLDGKVEYALEGSIFVAGSAIQWLRDGLRMIRTAEQSEAYAARVTSSDGVYVVPAFVGLGTPHWDSGVRGAVFGLTRGTAKEHFIRATLESLAYQTKDVLDAMEADSGISLKSLRVDGGAVANDFLMQFQADLLDVPVERPSIRETTALGAAYLAGLAVGFWEDCSQIQERWLRDEQFTPQMDAPERDALYGGWQKAVKAAQLFR, from the coding sequence ATGAGCGAACAATATATGCTTGCACTCGACCAGGGGACGACCAGCTCGCGGGCAATCCTGTTCAATCAGGATGGTGAAGCTGTCTATACAGCCCAGCAGGAATTCAAGCAATATTTCCCGAAGACGGGCTGGGTTGAACATAATGCGGTTGAAATCTGGAGTTCCATCCTGTCCGTCATCGCGGGTGTTTTATCCGAAAAGAATCTCTCCCCCGATCAAATTGCCGGTATCGGCATCACGAACCAGCGGGAAACGACCGTCGTCTGGGATAAGGAGACCGGCAATCCGATCTGCAATGCAATCGTCTGGCAATCCCGGCAGACATCGGATATTTGTGAAGACCTGAAAGCCGGCGGGCATTCGGAACTGATCCGCGACAAGACCGGACTGCTCATCGATCCTTATTTCTCCGGCACGAAAGTGAAATGGATCCTCGATCATGTGGAAGGAGCACGTGCGCGCGCAGAACGCGGCGAGCTGCTGTTCGGCACGATCGATACATGGCTCGTCTGGAAACTGTCCGGCGGCGCTGCGCATATCACCGACTATTCGAATGCGTCCCGGACAATGATGTACAACATCCATGAGCTGGAGTGGGATGACGAACTGCTGGCGCTGCTTGACGTCCCCCGCCGGATGCTGCCTGAAGTCCGGCCATCCTCGGAAATCTATGCACACACCGAACCGAGCCGGTTCTTCGGCCGCGCTGTTCCGATTGCCGGCATTGCGGGCGATCAGCAGGCCGCCCTGTTCGGTCAGGCCTGCTTCGATAAGGGCATGGTGAAAAACACATACGGAACAGGCTGCTTCATGCTCATGAACACCGGTGAGGAAGCCGTCCACTCAGAGCACGGTCTGCTGACGACGATTGCCTGGGGACTTGACGGAAAGGTCGAGTATGCATTGGAGGGCAGCATCTTTGTCGCCGGCTCCGCTATCCAATGGCTGCGGGACGGTCTGCGGATGATCCGGACGGCCGAGCAGAGCGAAGCGTATGCCGCACGGGTGACGTCATCGGATGGTGTCTATGTCGTTCCCGCCTTCGTCGGTCTCGGGACACCCCATTGGGACAGCGGCGTGCGGGGGGCTGTGTTCGGACTGACCCGCGGGACGGCGAAAGAGCACTTCATCCGTGCGACGCTCGAGTCGCTTGCGTACCAGACGAAAGATGTGCTGGATGCGATGGAGGCGGATTCGGGGATTTCCTTGAAGTCGCTTCGTGTCGATGGCGGCGCGGTGGCGAACGATTTCCTGATGCAATTCCAGGCCGACTTGCTCGATGTGCCGGTCGAACGGCCGTCCATCAGGGAAACGACCGCTCTCGGAGCCGCCTATCTTGCCGGACTGGCGGTCGGCTTCTGGGAAGACTGTTCGCAGATCCAGGAACGCTGGCTGCGGGACGAACAATTCACGCCTCAGATGGATGCTCCGGAACGCGATGCACTGTATGGCGGCTGGCAGAAGGCCGTGAAGGCCGCACAGCTGTTCAGATAA
- a CDS encoding DUF378 domain-containing protein → MRIVTRIALALVIIGALNWGMIGLFQFDLVATLFGGQDAVLARIVYTLVGLSGIVCIGLLFETDDAADTGSEYTSYTRPDFNTEFGEEPDFSDPRTKTEKKTDDDTML, encoded by the coding sequence ATGCGGATTGTTACACGGATTGCATTGGCACTTGTCATTATCGGCGCATTGAACTGGGGGATGATCGGCCTCTTCCAATTCGATTTGGTCGCGACATTGTTCGGCGGTCAGGATGCCGTGCTGGCACGTATCGTCTACACATTGGTCGGCCTCAGCGGCATCGTCTGTATCGGCTTGCTCTTTGAAACCGATGATGCGGCAGATACCGGCTCCGAGTACACATCGTACACACGTCCCGATTTCAATACGGAATTCGGGGAGGAACCGGACTTTTCAGATCCTCGTACAAAGACTGAAAAGAAGACGGACGACGACACTATGCTGTAA
- a CDS encoding DUF4385 domain-containing protein, whose amino-acid sequence MPFDYELDYKELDLRQHPELYRVGKGEQGVLLVEPYKSEILPYWRFKTPEIAEESADKISELFEEYRKDDDFVGMDMARKFIQMGYTRARRYTNYKGGRKYNEDGTVKPRQEDPEKAASAAIFKERWDAIRADEDYLRRKKEHQRKYG is encoded by the coding sequence ATGCCGTTCGATTATGAACTGGATTATAAGGAACTGGACTTGCGCCAGCACCCCGAACTGTACCGGGTCGGAAAAGGGGAACAGGGCGTCCTGCTCGTGGAACCGTATAAAAGTGAAATCCTGCCGTATTGGCGGTTCAAGACGCCGGAGATCGCCGAAGAGTCGGCGGATAAAATCTCCGAGCTGTTCGAAGAGTACAGGAAGGACGATGATTTTGTCGGGATGGACATGGCCCGCAAGTTCATCCAGATGGGGTATACGCGGGCCCGCCGCTATACCAACTACAAGGGTGGTCGGAAGTATAACGAGGACGGCACTGTAAAGCCGCGTCAGGAAGATCCGGAGAAGGCTGCTTCAGCTGCTATCTTCAAGGAACGCTGGGATGCCATCCGGGCGGATGAGGATTATCTCCGCAGGAAGAAAGAGCATCAGCGGAAGTATGGGTGA
- a CDS encoding YsnF/AvaK domain-containing protein, whose protein sequence is MNDDKRFVGTFHNEEELYAKIQELKASGTPDDNIYVIAKNDDSVRMVQKRTDAEVKTTDESWVDKFMNFMTGEDHVHHLFDDLGLSEAEKERYTKDIHDGGLVLYVDEGEAGDLYRGNTDRYSAGADTAPDPNLGANSLTADEAAAAVPPETAAMADPGMTDAAMTDSSIAGGDLTGPAYGAADRDTTADASMRRSARHANNTTGGLDNRTGMAASDVNNEAHLHGDYDHTEDSRGNTVNTERLRSGSGAYDRTTEEVPETMDLHEERLEVDKQTVKKGEVELEKNVSQRNVSTDIPVEHEEVTIERRPVSQDAFRADETGTQQSASFDDQTIRVPVTEEKVEVTKKPVVTEEIVINKKTITDTEHVDETLRREDVEVNRRGETGSVNVDGDLGRRTETGSLSGSGMRDERSGLSDTAAPGFGQTHEPKETFPVKEEEAAIEEEEYRRKLEQSDVDEEVHGIDPDLNNRRS, encoded by the coding sequence ATGAATGACGATAAGCGATTTGTAGGGACATTTCACAATGAAGAAGAATTGTACGCAAAAATCCAGGAACTGAAAGCATCAGGGACACCTGACGACAATATCTATGTAATTGCTAAAAACGATGATTCGGTCCGAATGGTGCAGAAACGGACGGATGCGGAAGTGAAGACGACAGATGAGTCATGGGTGGATAAGTTCATGAACTTCATGACAGGCGAAGACCATGTCCATCATCTGTTCGATGATCTCGGCCTTTCGGAAGCGGAGAAAGAACGTTATACAAAAGATATCCACGACGGCGGGCTCGTGCTCTATGTCGATGAAGGCGAAGCGGGGGATCTGTACCGCGGGAATACGGACCGGTACAGTGCCGGTGCAGATACAGCGCCGGATCCGAACCTTGGCGCGAACTCGCTCACAGCAGATGAAGCAGCGGCGGCCGTCCCGCCTGAGACGGCTGCAATGGCTGACCCCGGCATGACGGACGCCGCAATGACGGATTCCTCGATTGCCGGCGGAGATCTGACAGGCCCGGCCTATGGTGCAGCCGACCGGGATACAACGGCTGATGCTTCGATGCGCCGTTCAGCCAGACACGCGAATAATACAACCGGCGGATTGGATAACCGGACAGGCATGGCGGCGTCCGACGTCAACAACGAAGCGCATCTGCATGGAGATTATGATCATACGGAGGATAGCCGCGGAAACACCGTAAACACGGAACGGCTGCGCAGCGGCAGCGGCGCCTATGACCGCACGACCGAAGAGGTGCCGGAAACAATGGATCTGCATGAGGAGCGTCTGGAAGTCGACAAGCAGACCGTCAAGAAAGGCGAAGTGGAGCTGGAAAAGAACGTCAGCCAGCGGAACGTGTCGACTGATATCCCCGTCGAGCATGAAGAAGTGACGATCGAGCGCCGCCCTGTCAGCCAGGATGCGTTCAGAGCTGACGAAACAGGTACACAGCAATCGGCATCGTTCGACGACCAGACGATCCGCGTGCCTGTCACTGAAGAAAAAGTCGAAGTGACAAAAAAACCGGTCGTCACCGAGGAGATCGTCATCAACAAGAAAACCATCACGGATACGGAGCATGTCGATGAAACGCTGCGCCGTGAAGATGTCGAGGTCAATCGCCGCGGTGAGACGGGGTCCGTTAATGTCGATGGAGACCTGGGTCGCCGTACGGAGACAGGTTCCTTGAGCGGCAGCGGAATGCGCGACGAACGTTCGGGGCTTTCCGATACAGCTGCTCCCGGTTTCGGTCAGACACATGAACCGAAAGAGACATTCCCTGTGAAAGAGGAAGAGGCCGCTATTGAAGAGGAAGAATACCGCAGAAAGCTGGAGCAATCCGATGTGGACGAAGAAGTGCACGGAATCGATCCGGACCTGAATAATCGCAGATCATAA
- a CDS encoding general stress protein, translating into MENGKRFIGMYETEEELLSAVQELKTKGYDDRDIYVVAKREDDVKMLQRRTDAEIETTHESWLDKFMDFMTGEDRVRSLLDDLGFSDNERAGFYQDVNDGHMLLLVEEQHIHGDGQHQEMETAEGLASLESEPDRSQDTWVAPPGDGVSRPPEQPAFGETAADTDGGPDNPEKDWGLRPPEYSSAADDTITNGAEITDLTGELGLDPEQERRRQEFQNQVNRNDGHEEEGLAEQPMRGDFFYERDEKPGTK; encoded by the coding sequence ATGGAAAACGGCAAACGGTTCATCGGCATGTATGAAACAGAAGAGGAACTGCTCTCTGCGGTGCAGGAACTGAAGACGAAAGGGTATGATGACCGGGACATCTATGTCGTGGCCAAACGGGAAGATGATGTGAAAATGCTGCAGCGGCGGACAGACGCGGAGATCGAGACGACCCACGAATCATGGCTGGACAAATTCATGGACTTCATGACCGGTGAAGACCGGGTCCGCAGCCTTCTGGATGATCTCGGGTTCAGTGATAACGAGCGTGCCGGATTCTATCAGGATGTCAATGACGGCCATATGCTGCTCCTCGTCGAAGAACAGCACATCCACGGAGACGGCCAGCATCAGGAGATGGAAACAGCAGAGGGATTGGCATCCTTGGAAAGTGAACCGGATCGCAGCCAGGACACATGGGTCGCACCGCCGGGAGACGGCGTAAGCCGTCCGCCTGAACAGCCGGCGTTCGGTGAGACAGCAGCAGATACGGACGGAGGGCCCGATAATCCGGAAAAGGATTGGGGTCTGCGGCCGCCGGAATACAGTTCAGCCGCTGATGATACAATCACGAACGGTGCGGAGATCACGGACCTGACCGGCGAACTCGGGTTGGATCCGGAACAGGAACGCCGCCGGCAGGAGTTCCAAAACCAAGTGAACCGGAATGACGGACATGAAGAAGAAGGCTTGGCTGAACAGCCGATGCGCGGAGACTTTTTCTACGAACGGGATGAAAAACCCGGCACGAAGTGA
- a CDS encoding diacylglycerol/lipid kinase family protein, with protein MYTFQHAMLLVNDNSGAERTEHRLTDVVPSLSNMAKRLTIARPENEEESQALCRQAGKYDLFVIMGGDGTVHHCIDVIAQLDERPLLAVLPGGTSNDFSRTIGMPQDLEEAAESLTGGKIVETDVGRAGSRHFINFWGIGLAAATSKNVDSGTKRNFGPLSYMTSTLRTLKEAESFPFEIVADGERLIGEAIAIFVLNGSSLATTPIPIAGITPFDGELDLLIFRNTNLATLRELMSLRNEDTDNADLDTIEYVRVKQLKIQAAGQQLADMDGELYEELTGEIQVLPGHLRLLVPETDMAEE; from the coding sequence ATGTACACGTTTCAGCATGCAATGCTGCTGGTCAATGACAACTCAGGTGCAGAGCGTACGGAACACAGGCTGACGGATGTCGTGCCGTCGCTGTCCAACATGGCGAAACGGCTGACGATCGCCCGCCCCGAGAACGAGGAGGAGTCGCAGGCATTGTGCAGACAGGCCGGAAAATACGACCTGTTCGTCATCATGGGCGGCGATGGAACTGTCCATCACTGCATCGACGTTATCGCACAGCTGGACGAACGGCCGCTGCTCGCCGTCCTGCCGGGCGGCACGTCGAATGACTTCTCCCGTACAATCGGCATGCCGCAGGACTTGGAGGAAGCTGCAGAATCACTCACAGGCGGAAAAATAGTCGAAACGGATGTCGGACGGGCCGGAAGCCGGCACTTCATCAACTTCTGGGGGATCGGCCTGGCCGCCGCCACGTCGAAGAACGTGGACTCCGGCACGAAACGGAATTTCGGGCCGCTCAGTTACATGACGAGCACGCTGCGGACACTGAAAGAGGCGGAATCGTTCCCGTTCGAAATCGTTGCCGACGGGGAACGGCTGATCGGAGAGGCGATCGCGATTTTCGTACTGAACGGTTCGTCGCTCGCGACAACGCCGATCCCGATCGCCGGCATCACGCCGTTCGATGGTGAGCTGGACCTGCTCATCTTCCGGAACACAAACCTGGCCACGCTGCGTGAACTGATGTCCTTGCGGAACGAAGACACCGACAATGCCGATCTGGACACAATTGAGTACGTCAGGGTGAAGCAGCTGAAAATCCAGGCGGCCGGCCAGCAGCTCGCCGATATGGATGGAGAACTGTACGAAGAATTGACGGGGGAGATACAAGTCTTGCCGGGTCATCTCCGGCTCCTCGTCCCTGAGACCGACATGGCGGAAGAATGA
- a CDS encoding competence protein ComK: protein MQKGMTRMLCDSYMLDSQALALTGYSDDLGNRSMILTMHGTYISRQAPVELLKQACLAGGSAKTARKREAAAILKSRQKLPFILTDGIGVFPTSSSRHSTCVWVFNHFFTPSFREKKKTLLTFSSGLSIEVPASIHTIHQQAGRLHMLLLRAEEERLEANLRRLPHPPGRFLR, encoded by the coding sequence TTGCAGAAGGGAATGACCCGCATGCTTTGTGACAGTTACATGCTCGACAGTCAGGCATTAGCACTGACCGGATATTCCGATGACCTTGGGAACCGATCGATGATTCTGACGATGCACGGGACATACATTTCCAGACAGGCGCCTGTGGAACTGCTGAAACAGGCCTGCCTTGCGGGCGGTTCAGCGAAAACCGCCCGCAAACGCGAAGCCGCCGCCATATTGAAGTCACGGCAGAAACTTCCGTTCATCCTTACTGACGGGATCGGCGTGTTCCCCACAAGCTCTTCCCGCCACTCAACATGCGTCTGGGTGTTCAATCACTTCTTCACGCCTTCGTTCCGGGAGAAAAAGAAGACCCTCCTTACATTTTCATCCGGTCTTTCAATAGAAGTGCCGGCGTCCATACATACGATCCATCAACAGGCCGGCCGCCTGCACATGCTGCTGCTCCGTGCAGAAGAGGAACGCCTTGAGGCCAATTTACGCAGACTGCCCCATCCGCCCGGCCGCTTTTTACGGTAA